A genomic region of Populus nigra chromosome 11, ddPopNigr1.1, whole genome shotgun sequence contains the following coding sequences:
- the LOC133668241 gene encoding uncharacterized protein LOC133668241 codes for MFLTLTSEPPVSPSKKMACIISSCAALSTHSLLSADSLPTSSTRSIKPNSLSWGFSFPTIHISINNNHPSSLNKTSFIQAAWTRRSRGELAKKPNKKSWKQRTDMYMRPFLLNVFFSRRFIQAKVMHRGTSKVVSVATTNAKDLRHSLPSLTDHNACRIVGKLIAERSKEADVYAMSYEPRKDERIEGKLGIVIDTIKENGIIFV; via the exons ATGTTTTTGACTCTAACGAGCGAGCCACCAGTGAGTCCCTCGAAGAAGATGGCCTGCATAATATCTTCTTGTGCAGCTCTTTCAACCCACTCACTTCTTTCCGCTGACTCACTCCCAACTAGCTCAACTCGCTCAATCAAACCCAATTCCCTTTCATGGGGCTTTTCATTTCCCACCATACACATCTCCATCAACAACAACCACCCATCCTCTCTCAACAAG ACTTCTTTCATTCAAGCTGCCTGGACAAGAAGATCTCGAGGTGAACTTGCCAAGAAACCTAACAAGAAATCATGGAAACAGAGGACAGATATGTATATGAGGCCATTCTTactaaatgttttcttttcaaggAGATTTATCCAGGCAAAAGTGATGCACCGGGGAACAAGTAAAGTGGTATCAGTTGCCACCACAAATGCCAAGGATCTGAGACACAGTTTACCATCACTTACAGATCACAATGCCTGTAGAATTGTAGGGAAGCTCATTGCTGAGAGATCCAAGGAAGCTGATGTATATGCGATGTCTTATGAACCTAGAAAAGATGAGCGGATTGAAGGTAAACTTGGAATTGTTATTGATACCATTAAAGAGAATGGGATCATATTTGTTTAA
- the LOC133667917 gene encoding transcription factor MYB8-like: MGRSPCCEKAHTNKGAWTKEEDERLIDYIRVHGEGCWRSLPKAAGLLRCGKSCRLRWINYLRPDLKRGNFTEEEDEIIIKLHSLLGNKWSLIAGKLPGRTDNEIKNYWNTHIKRKLISRGIDPQTHRPLNEKTTTTTTATSTTKTTQLNFKNTPPQSLAEISILKSQLDSKYNSTKSNDFLSSLYSSFKPKKIETASLEENNCTSCSTTTDEEQQQKRESHHDQDINLDLTIGLAPTTKGESTHTSSNSAESRLQQPVSSRQLFGSVSTRPGCLCWQSGGAGWESCRDCQNHRYYCWK; encoded by the exons ATGGGTCGCTCACCTTGTTGCGAAAAAGCACACACCAACAAAGGTGCCTGGACTAAGGAGGAAGACGAGCGCCTAATAGACTACATCAGGGTCCATGGTGAAGGTTGCTGGCGCTCTCTCCCTAAAGCTGCTG GATTGCTTAGATGCGGGAAGAGCTGTAGATTGAGGTGGATAAACTACTTGAGGCCTGATCTTAAAAGAGGGAATTTcactgaagaagaagatgagattaTTATTAAGCTCCATAGCTTGCTAGGAAACAA ATGGTCTTTAATTGCTGGGAAATTACCAGGAAGAACGGATAATGAGATAAAGAACTACTGGAACACGCATATCAAAAGAAAGCTAATTAGCCGTGGCATTGACCCGCAAACACACAGACCTCTCAATGAGAAAaccaccaccacaaccaccGCTACTTCCACCACCAAAACCACCCAGTTAAACTTTAAAAACACCCCACCTCAATCACTAGCTGAAATCAGCATCTTAAAAAGCCAACTTGATTCAAAATACAACTCCACCAAAAGCAATGACTTTCTTAGCAGTCTGTACTCGAGTTTCAAACCCAAGAAAATAGAGACCGCTTCTCTTGAAGAAAACAACTGCACAAGCTGTAGCACGACAACTGATgaagaacaacaacaaaagaGGGAGAGTCATCATGATCAAGATATCAACTTGGACTTAACTATTGGGCTGGCTCCAACAACCAAAGGAGAGTCAACTCATACTTCTTCCAACTCGGCAGAGTCCAGACTACAACAACCAGTTTCTTCTCGCCAGTTATTTGGCAGTGTGTCAACTCGGCCGGGTTGTTTGTGTTGGCAATCTGGGGGTGCAGGATGGGAATCGTGCAGGGATTGCCAGAATCATAGATATTATTGTTGGAAGTAA
- the LOC133668661 gene encoding zinc-finger homeodomain protein 2-like, whose amino-acid sequence MDPSVVPYHQQQQQQQHKSETDHDQDNIDMVLQTKPITTMNSNSKTTKDPYNINIVKYKECMRNHAASIGGHANDGCGEFMPRGDEGTRDWLTCAACGCHRNFHRRQGSTKRQHQQQLLLSPPPQTQQFLLYGAPTDINMNRPVHDFVSRPHEDEYDDDDDDDLDHDRRSETPERGEGKGFMVKNAGSNNKRFRTKFTQEQKERMLEFAEKIGWRIQKHDDMALNQFCNEVGVKRNVLKVWMHNNKNAHRRRDGAPPVSSEAPPPPPPVGV is encoded by the coding sequence ATGGACCCAAGTGTTGTACCCTACcatcaacagcagcagcagcagcagcacaaaTCTGAAACTGACCATGACCAGGATAATATTGACATGGTACTCCAAACCAAACCAATCACCACCATGAACTCGAACTCCAAAACAACTAAAGATCCTTACAACATTAACATTGTCAAGTACAAAGAGTGCATGAGAAACCATGCTGCTTCTATTGGTGGCCATGCCAATGACGGTTGTGGAGAGTTCATGCCACGTGGTGATGAAGGCACCCGTGATTGGCTCACTTGTGCTGCCTGTGGTTGCCACCGCAACTTCCATAGAAGACAAGGTAGTACCAAAAGACAGCACCAGCAACAACTCCTCCTATCTCCACCACCACAAACACAACAGTTTCTCTTGTACGGTGCGCCCACTGATATAAACATGAACCGGCCAGTTCATGATTTCGTTTCACGTCCTCATGAGGATgaatatgatgatgatgatgatgacgaccTTGATCATGATCGACGCTCAGAGACTCCTGAGAGAGGTGAAGGGAAAGGGTTTATGGTGAAGAATGCTGGCAGCAATAATAAGAGGTTTAGGACAAAGTTCACGCAGGAGCAAAAGGAGAGAATGCTGGAGTTTGCTGAAAAGATAGGGTGGAGAATACAGAAACATGATGATATGGCTCTTAATCAGTTTTGCAATGAAGTTGGTGTCAAAAGAAATGTTCTTAAGGTTTGGATGCATAATAACAAGAATGCCCACCGCCGTAGAGATGGTGCTCCCCCGGTGTCTTCCGAggcccctcctcctcctccgcccgTTGGAGTCTAG
- the LOC133668715 gene encoding 17.3 kDa class I heat shock protein-like — translation MAMIPSFFDNRRGTIFDPFTWEPFKDFPFPSSSLVSHDNSAFVNTRIDWKETPEAHVFKADLPGLKKEEVKVEIEDDRVLQISGERNVEKEDKNDTWHRVERSSGKFLRRFRLPENAKVDQVKASMENGVLTVTVPKEEVKKPDVKAIEISG, via the coding sequence ATGGCAATGATCCCAAGCTTCTTCGACAACAGACGGGGCACCATCTTTGATCCATTCACTTGGGAACCCTTCAAGGACTTCCCTTTCCCTTCATCCTCACTTGTCTCTCATGACAATTCAGCCTTTGTTAACACGCGCATCGATTGGAAAGAGACCCCAGAAGCCCATGTCTTTAAGGCCGATCTTCCTGGTCTTAAGAAGGAGGAGGTGAAGGTGGAGATTGAGGATGACAGGGTGCTTCAGATCAGCGGGGAGAGGAACGTGGAGAAGGAGGACAAGAATGACACATGGCATCGTGTCGAGCGTAGCAGCGGCAAGTTCCTGAGGAGGTTCAGACTGCCTGAGAATGCTAAGGTGGATCAGGTCAAGGCTTCTATGGAGAATGGGGTGCTTACAGTGACGGTGCCGAAGGAGGAAGTGAAGAAACCTGATGTCAAGGCTATTGAAATCTCTGGTTGA
- the LOC133668350 gene encoding 17.3 kDa class I heat shock protein-like produces MAMIPSFFDNRRGTIFDPFTWEPFKDFPFPSSSLVSHDNSAFVNTRIDWKETPEAHVFKADLPGLKKEEVKVEIEDDRVLQISGERNVEKEDKNDTWHRVERSSGKFLRRFRLPENARVDQVKASMENGVLTVTVPKEEVKKPDVKAIEISG; encoded by the coding sequence ATGGCAATGATCCCAAGCTTCTTCGACAACAGACGAGGCACCATCTTTGATCCATTCACTTGGGAACCCTTCAAGGACTTCCCTTTCCCTTCATCCTCACTTGTCTCTCATGACAATTCAGCCTTTGTTAACACACGCATCGATTGGAAAGAGACCCCAGAAGCCCATGTCTTTAAGGCCGATCTTCCCGGTCTTAAGAAGGAGGAGGTGAAGGTGGAGATCGAGGATGACAGGGTGCTTCAGATCAGCGGGGAGAGGAACGTGGAGAAGGAGGACAAGAATGACACCTGGCATCGTGTCGAGCGTAGCAGCGGCAAGTTCCTGAGGAGGTTCAGACTGCCTGAGAATGCTAGGGTGGATCAGGTCAAGGCTTCTATGGAGAATGGGGTGCTTACAGTGACTGTGCCGAAGGAGGAAGTGAAGAAACCTGATGTCAAGGCTATTGAAATCTCTGGTTGA
- the LOC133668714 gene encoding transcription factor IIIA-like — MVMMEEEAAEKGRAVIFRDIRRYYCDYCGICRSKKSLITSHVLTHHKEEIEKERVGGDEVKEGVRSNTCEKCGASFKKPAYLVQHMQSHSLERPFMCSVDDCHASYRRKDHLTRHLLHHEGKLFNCEIENCDRKFVYPSNLKRHVRELHDESSSSSSVGGEKQYVCQELGCGKAFRYPSKLQKHEDSHINLDSMEAMCIEPGCMKHFSNKKCLKAHIQSCHQYINCDICGTKQLRKNINRHLRTHEPVSGSTERIKCHFKGCQHTFSTKTNLNQHVKAVHLEQRPYVCGFPGCDMRFPYKHVRDNHEKSGLHVYTPGDFVESDQQFRSRPRGGRKRKFPTVEMLIRKRVTPPTEFDECHTLLHEMEAEDQ; from the exons ATGGTGATGATGGAAGAAGAAGCAGCGGAGAAAGGAAGGGCAGTTATATTCAGAGATATAAGGCGATATTACTGTGATTACTGTGGAATTTGCAGATCCAAGAAGTCTCTTATCACTTCTCATGTCCTCACCCATCACAAG GAGGAGATAGAAAAAGAACGAGTTGGTGGGGATGAGGTAAAGGAGGGAGTAAGATCCAATACTTGCGAAAAATGTGGTGCTAGTTTCAAAAAGCCTGCGTATTTGGTTCAACACATGCAAAGTCATTCTCTTGAG agGCCATTTATGTGTTCAGTTGATGATTGTCATGCCAGCTATAGAAGGAAAGATCACTTAACTCGCCACCTTCTCCACCACGAAGGGAAACTTTTCAACTGTGAAATTGAGAATTGTGATCGTAAATTTGTTTACCCAAGCAATTTGAAAAGGCATGTTAGAGAGCTTCATGATGAGAGTTCTTCCTCCAGTAGTGTTGGAGGTGAGAAGCAGTATGTATGCCAGGAACTGGGATGTGGAAAGGCATTCAGATACCCGTCAAAGCTGCAAAAGCATGAGGATTCTCATA TTAACCTGGACTCAATGGAGGCAATGTGTATAGAACCAGGCTGTATGAaacatttttctaataaaaaatgcCTCAAGGCCCACATTCAGTCCTGCCACCAATACATTAACTGTGATATCTGTGGCACGAAACAGCTGAGAAAGAACATCAATAGACATCTTCGCACCCACGAACCTGTCAGTGGTTCAACAGAGAGAATCAAATGCCATTTCAAGGGTTGTCAGCACACATTCTCTACT AAAACAAATCTTAACCAGCATGTGAAGGCAGTGCACCTTGAACAAAGGCCTTATGTGTGTGGATTTCCAGGTTGTGACATGAGATTCCCATACAAGCATGTGAGAGATAACCATGAAAAATCTGGTTTGCATGTCTATACTCCT GGTGATTTTGTGGAGTCTGATCAGCAGTTCAGGTCAAGGCCAAGAGGTGGGAGGAAGCGGAAATTCCCCACTGTGGAAATGTTGATACGCAAGAGAGTAACTCCACCAACTGAGTTTGACGAGTGCCACACTTTGTTGCATGAAATGGAGGCTGAGGACCAGTAG
- the LOC133668270 gene encoding uncharacterized protein LOC133668270, with amino-acid sequence MLPSFQLSKESINPPLYQFSKPNMSSSDPETQEEPKPSFDDPESKEAIESFTSTKTLEETDQTNAPMSENQKEEDEEEEEEGECGFCLFMKGGGCKDAFIAWEDCIKQAEEKNEDIVEKCFEVTSALKLCMEAHADYYEPILKAEKAAEQEAVKQLEKEKEEEEAAAAAEKSESHEKEK; translated from the coding sequence ATGTTACCTTCGTTCCAATTAAGCAAGGAAAGCATCAACCCTCCTCTTTACCAATTCTCAAAACCCAACATGTCCTCTTCAGATCCTGAAACCCAAGAAGAGCCGAAACCCTCTTTTGATGATCCAGAATCAAAAGAAGCCATAGAATCATTCACTTCAACAAAAACCCTTGAAGAAACAGACCAAACAAACGCACCCATGAGTGAAAATCAAAAAGAGGAGgacgaggaggaggaggaggaaggagAGTGTGGGTTCTGTTTGTTCATGAAAGGAGGAGGTTGCAAAGATGCGTTTATAGCATGGGAAGATTGTATTAAgcaagcggaggaaaagaatgAAGATATTGTGGAAAAATGTTTTGAAGTTACCAGCGCGTTGAAGTTGTGTATGGAGGCTCATGCTGATTATTATGAGCCCATTTTGAAGGCTGAGAAGGCTGCAGAACAAGAGGCTGTTAAGCAGTTGGAGAaggaaaaggaggaggaggaagctgCTGCTGCAGCCGAAAAATCAGAGTCTCATGAGAAAGAaaagtga